The Flavobacterium sp. 1 genome contains the following window.
CGCAAAGTTCACAAAGAATATCGCAAAGTTTGCCAAGCTTTGTGTCCATTGTGGCTTCTTTGTGAACTTTGTATTTAGATCAAAAAATTAAAACAAACCCAACCTAAAAGAAATAATTTTAAAAGTGTATTTTTGCACTCTGAAAATTCGAAAATATGATTATTCAAAAGACCCGTGAGGAAATAGAATTGATGCGCGAAAGTGCATTGATCGTATCAAAAACATTAGGAATGATTGCTTCTGAAATAAAAGAAGGAGTTACTACATTATATCTTGACAAAAGAGCCGAAGAATTCATCAGGGATCATGGTGCTGTACCAAGTTTTCTTGGACTTTACGACTTTCCGAATTCGTTGTGTATGAGCCCAAATTCACAAGTGGTACACGGAATCCCAAACAACAAACCGTTAGAAAGCGGTGATGTTATTTCGGTTGACTGCGGTGCATTCAAGAACGGATTTCACGGTGACCACGCCTACTCGTTCGAAATTGGAGAAGTCGCTCCAGAAACTAAAAAATTACTTCAAGTAACCAAAGAATCTTTATACGTAGGAATCCGCGAATTGCGAATTGGAAACCGTGTTGAAGACGTTGGGAATGCAATCCAAAAATATACCGAAGCACACGGTTATGGTGTGGTTCGAGAACTTGTTGGTCACGGTGTAGGACAAAAAATGCACGAAGATCCCGAAATGCCTAACTATGGAAAACGAGGTCGTGGCAAACTTTTCATTGAAGGAATGGTTGTTGCCATCGAACCGATGATCAACATGGGAACTAAAAACATTAAACAGCATAAAGACGGCTGGACAATCACCACTGCTGACGGAAAACCAAGTGCCCATTTTGAACATGATGTTGCTATCATCGACGGAAAACCTGAGATTTTATCGACGTTTGCGTATATCTATAAAGAATTAGGAATCGTGAGCAACGAAGAAGATGAGTTCCGCAAAACCCCACTAGTTCTATAATGAAAAAACTCTTTAAAGTTATACTCAACACTATTCCTCGTCCTTTATTAATTAGGATGAGTTATGTCGCACGCCCTTTTATCGCTTTTTCATTAAAAGGAGATACTTATACCGATCCAATCGATGGTAGAAGCTTCAAATCGTTCTTGCCTTATGGGTACGAAACACAACGAAACAATGTGCTTTCGCCAAGTACGCTTTCATTGGAGAGACACCGTTTGCTTTGGTTATACCTAAACGAACAA
Protein-coding sequences here:
- the map gene encoding type I methionyl aminopeptidase, which translates into the protein MIIQKTREEIELMRESALIVSKTLGMIASEIKEGVTTLYLDKRAEEFIRDHGAVPSFLGLYDFPNSLCMSPNSQVVHGIPNNKPLESGDVISVDCGAFKNGFHGDHAYSFEIGEVAPETKKLLQVTKESLYVGIRELRIGNRVEDVGNAIQKYTEAHGYGVVRELVGHGVGQKMHEDPEMPNYGKRGRGKLFIEGMVVAIEPMINMGTKNIKQHKDGWTITTADGKPSAHFEHDVAIIDGKPEILSTFAYIYKELGIVSNEEDEFRKTPLVL